In the genome of Pseudomonas sp. LBUM920, one region contains:
- a CDS encoding MipA/OmpV family protein, whose amino-acid sequence MRSKHFCLSFTSLCLLAAADTAFAEDWQYSLKAGVANAPRYSGSDERMTAPLLGGAIVSPWGVFLDTDKGLGWGYEGHALSVSAYVGASGARRDKNQSLHAGSKRLKGMGEIKARPQLGVSASYNLGGVIVGATLEHALKEDDHTDNGRAYTHLELSLGTNLYEGRYGSVEASLSSHFGDRAYLQTWYGVTTGQAAQSRFKAYKADAGNISNGMNLVWSVPISEHTQFSTLLDVQYLADEAGKSPIVERRLQASVVGMVEYAF is encoded by the coding sequence ATGCGCTCAAAACATTTCTGCCTGTCGTTCACCTCGCTGTGCCTGCTCGCCGCTGCCGACACCGCGTTTGCCGAAGACTGGCAATACAGCCTCAAGGCCGGCGTGGCCAATGCGCCACGCTACAGCGGCAGCGACGAACGCATGACCGCGCCGCTGCTGGGCGGCGCCATCGTCAGCCCGTGGGGTGTCTTTCTCGACACTGACAAGGGGCTTGGCTGGGGTTACGAAGGCCACGCCCTGAGCGTGAGCGCGTATGTGGGCGCCAGCGGCGCGCGCAGGGACAAAAACCAGAGCTTGCATGCCGGCTCCAAGCGCCTCAAAGGCATGGGCGAGATCAAGGCGCGTCCGCAACTGGGGGTGAGCGCCAGCTATAACCTGGGTGGCGTGATTGTTGGCGCGACCCTGGAACATGCGCTCAAGGAAGACGACCACACGGACAACGGCAGGGCTTACACCCACCTGGAGCTGAGCCTGGGCACCAACCTGTATGAAGGCCGTTACGGTTCGGTCGAGGCCAGCTTGAGCAGTCACTTTGGTGATCGAGCGTACTTGCAGACCTGGTACGGCGTGACTACCGGGCAGGCGGCGCAGAGCCGGTTCAAGGCCTACAAGGCGGACGCGGGCAATATCAGTAATGGCATGAACCTGGTGTGGAGCGTGCCGATCAGCGAGCACACGCAGTTCTCGACTTTGCTGGATGTGCAGTATTTGGCGGATGAAGCGGGCAAGAGCCCGATTGTGGAGCGGCGGTTGCAGGCGTCGGTGGTGGGGATGGTCGAGTACGCGTTTTGA